The Thermodesulfobacteriota bacterium genome has a segment encoding these proteins:
- a CDS encoding MerR family transcriptional regulator, with amino-acid sequence MVRWVGKEEVESPASQERLFYRIGEVSRMTGVKPHVLRYWESEFKVIKPHKGGSLQRLYRKKDVDLILKIKKLLYEEGYTISGAKRKIKELERAEPPRVPLRLVERRPRERTQELLSIIREELKEIRRLLE; translated from the coding sequence GTGGTTAGATGGGTAGGGAAAGAAGAGGTAGAATCTCCTGCCTCGCAGGAGAGGCTCTTTTACCGGATCGGAGAAGTCAGCCGAATGACAGGGGTCAAACCCCATGTCCTCCGATACTGGGAGTCCGAATTCAAGGTGATCAAACCTCACAAAGGAGGCTCCCTCCAGCGACTCTATCGAAAGAAGGACGTCGACCTCATCCTCAAGATCAAGAAGCTCCTCTACGAGGAAGGCTACACCATCTCTGGAGCCAAAAGGAAGATCAAGGAGCTCGAGCGAGCCGAGCCCCCCAGGGTCCCATTGAGGTTGGTGGAGAGAAGGCCGAGGGAGAGGACCCAGGAACTGCTTTCGATCATCAGAGAAGAGCTGAAGGAGATCCGGAGGTTGCTGGAATAG
- the surE gene encoding 5'/3'-nucleotidase SurE, which yields MKQRPILLVTNDDGIHSKGILILAKALREVGEVFVVAPDREESAIAHSLTLHRPLRVEKIKRNYYAVDGTPADCVHLGVNVLLPRRPQLVVAGINKGGNLGDDVTYSGTVSAAFEGTLLGIPSFAISLVARSHFKFEGAARFAVRLARFILKHGLPKDVLLNVNVPNLKEEEIQSYRITRQGRWVHNGSGVIEKTDPRGRKYYWIGSGQFIFDQKKDTDFEAVSRSSISITPLHLDLTHYGSIRLMKQWKI from the coding sequence ATGAAGCAGAGGCCGATTCTCTTGGTCACGAACGACGATGGCATCCATTCGAAAGGCATCCTCATTCTGGCCAAGGCCCTCCGGGAAGTGGGAGAGGTCTTCGTCGTGGCTCCGGACCGGGAGGAGAGCGCCATCGCCCATTCACTCACCCTCCATCGCCCCCTTCGGGTCGAGAAGATCAAGAGAAACTACTATGCCGTCGACGGGACGCCGGCCGATTGCGTCCATTTAGGGGTCAATGTCCTGCTGCCCCGCAGGCCCCAGCTCGTGGTGGCCGGGATCAACAAGGGTGGAAATTTGGGGGACGATGTGACCTACTCCGGGACCGTCTCGGCCGCTTTCGAAGGCACCCTTCTGGGAATCCCCTCCTTTGCGATTTCGTTGGTCGCCCGGAGCCATTTCAAGTTCGAGGGGGCGGCACGATTTGCCGTGAGGCTCGCCCGGTTCATCCTCAAGCACGGCCTCCCCAAGGATGTCCTCCTCAACGTCAACGTCCCCAACCTCAAAGAGGAGGAGATTCAATCCTACCGGATCACCCGTCAGGGGAGATGGGTCCATAACGGGAGCGGCGTCATCGAAAAGACCGATCCGAGAGGGAGAAAGTATTACTGGATCGGAAGTGGACAGTTCATCTTCGATCAGAAGAAGGATACCGATTTCGAGGCGGTCTCCCGATCCTCCATCTCGATCACTCCGCTCCATCTCGACCTGACCCATTATGGCTCCATCCGTCTTATGAAACAATGGAAGATTTGA
- the fbp gene encoding fructose-1,6-bisphosphate aldolase/phosphatase: MRTTLSVIKADVGSIGGHIRPSERLIQAVKDFINEKGRGVVLDSFVSHTGDDIAILFSHTHGKGSDKVHGLAWDAFVAGTKVAKEQGLYGAGQDLLKDSFSGNVKGMGPAVAEMEFEERPNEPFLLFAADKTDPGAYNLPLYLAFADPMYNAGLILSPSMNKGFKFVIMDVNYTEGDRVIELHAPEELYDIAALLRDNQRFVIEAIYSRNTGEIAASVSTTRLHNIAGKYTGKDDPVMLVRVQGAFPATGEVLAPFNIGHYVAGFMRGSHTGPLMPVRMNSTISYFDGPPVVCCMAFCVHEGKLTEPADAFDHPYWDWVRGNVSRKATEMRQQGFSGAAMLPYNELEYGGIVEKMKVLDQKFTVRR; encoded by the coding sequence ATGAGGACGACATTGAGCGTCATCAAAGCCGACGTCGGAAGCATCGGAGGCCACATCCGGCCGAGCGAGAGGCTGATCCAGGCGGTCAAAGATTTCATAAACGAGAAGGGGAGGGGAGTGGTTCTTGACTCCTTCGTCAGTCACACCGGAGACGATATTGCGATCCTCTTCTCCCACACCCACGGCAAGGGAAGCGATAAGGTCCACGGCCTGGCCTGGGATGCCTTCGTCGCGGGGACGAAGGTGGCCAAGGAGCAGGGGCTCTACGGGGCCGGACAGGACCTGCTCAAGGATTCCTTTTCGGGAAACGTGAAGGGGATGGGTCCTGCGGTGGCCGAGATGGAGTTCGAGGAGCGGCCCAACGAACCCTTTCTCCTCTTCGCGGCGGACAAGACCGACCCGGGGGCTTACAACCTCCCCCTCTATCTCGCCTTTGCCGACCCGATGTACAATGCCGGCCTCATCCTCAGCCCCTCGATGAACAAGGGGTTTAAGTTCGTCATCATGGACGTCAATTATACCGAGGGCGATCGGGTGATCGAGCTCCATGCACCGGAGGAGCTTTACGACATCGCTGCCCTGCTGCGGGACAACCAGCGCTTCGTCATCGAAGCCATCTATTCGAGGAACACCGGAGAGATCGCGGCCTCGGTGAGCACGACCCGGCTTCACAATATCGCGGGCAAATATACGGGGAAGGACGATCCGGTGATGCTCGTCAGGGTCCAGGGCGCCTTCCCGGCCACGGGCGAGGTCTTGGCTCCCTTCAATATCGGCCATTATGTCGCCGGGTTCATGAGAGGGAGCCACACCGGACCCCTGATGCCTGTCAGGATGAACTCGACCATCTCCTACTTTGACGGACCGCCAGTGGTCTGCTGCATGGCGTTCTGTGTCCATGAGGGGAAGTTGACCGAGCCTGCCGATGCCTTCGACCATCCCTACTGGGACTGGGTGAGGGGGAACGTCTCCCGGAAGGCCACCGAAATGCGTCAGCAGGGATTTTCGGGCGCGGCCATGCTCCCCTACAACGAACTCGAATATGGGGGGATCGTCGAGAAGATGAAGGTCCTCGACCAGAAATTCACCGTGAGGAGATAG
- a CDS encoding fructose-1,6-bisphosphatase has protein sequence MIQFEQTFMNFLLQHQERHGRTYHFLILMDALLSAGKYIQHYYLTGALKGYLGSAGGRNVQGEEVMRMDEIAQEITLHYLRASGRVIHAVSEESEGIIEMNPEGRYFVYFDPMDGSSNVPHGLPIGFLFGIAKRNLEGPEDGHLRPGKEYIAAGMFVIPTGTFTLALKEAGAWQFHIDETMNFVRPSRVILPEDPKTWELSFNSANRNTYARGVQRWIAENEKKYAFRYLGALAGDIHRLLNNGGMFLYPAIVNHPDPKKNRPEGKLRLMYEGAVVAFICREAGGAAVDETGTPILEIQPRRPHQRTALYVGSKPLVEDIARVLTGHGEAHPGPL, from the coding sequence ATGATCCAATTCGAACAGACCTTTATGAACTTTCTTCTCCAGCATCAGGAGAGGCACGGCCGAACCTACCATTTTCTGATCCTGATGGACGCCCTCCTCAGCGCAGGGAAGTACATCCAACACTACTACCTCACCGGGGCCCTGAAGGGATATCTGGGCTCGGCCGGTGGCAGAAATGTCCAGGGCGAAGAGGTGATGCGCATGGACGAGATCGCCCAGGAGATCACCCTTCACTATCTCAGGGCCTCGGGCCGGGTCATCCATGCGGTGAGCGAGGAGTCCGAAGGGATCATCGAGATGAACCCCGAAGGTCGATATTTTGTCTACTTCGATCCGATGGACGGTTCCTCCAATGTCCCCCATGGTCTTCCGATCGGATTCCTCTTCGGGATCGCGAAGCGAAATCTGGAAGGTCCAGAAGACGGACATCTCCGGCCGGGGAAGGAGTATATTGCCGCCGGCATGTTCGTCATCCCCACCGGGACCTTCACCCTGGCCCTCAAGGAGGCCGGGGCCTGGCAGTTTCACATCGATGAGACGATGAACTTCGTCCGACCTTCGAGGGTGATCCTTCCAGAGGACCCCAAGACCTGGGAGCTTTCCTTCAATTCGGCCAACCGGAATACCTATGCGCGGGGTGTCCAAAGGTGGATCGCCGAAAACGAGAAGAAATATGCCTTCCGGTATTTGGGCGCCCTGGCCGGGGACATCCATCGGCTCCTCAACAACGGCGGGATGTTCCTTTATCCCGCGATCGTCAACCATCCCGATCCCAAGAAGAATCGGCCGGAGGGAAAGCTCAGGCTGATGTATGAGGGGGCGGTGGTGGCCTTCATCTGTCGGGAGGCAGGCGGGGCGGCCGTGGATGAGACCGGGACGCCCATCTTGGAGATTCAACCCAGAAGACCCCACCAGCGGACCGCGCTCTACGTGGGTTCCAAACCCTTGGTGGAGGATATCGCAAGGGTTCTCACTGGTCATGGAGAAGCGCATCCCGGTCCTCTGTAA